CGGCCCGGTGGAGCAGGTAGCCGATCGCATTCTCGCTCATCGGGCGATGTGCATGACGGTTGCTCGGAAAGACCAGCGGCCCCTCCCCGGTCAGCGGCCAGATCGCCCGCAGGACAGAAACAGCCTGTGGCGTGAGCGGAACGAGGTGATCGCCACCGACTTCATGCTTTCGTTCGAGGTCACCTTTCATCCGGGCCGAGGGGATCCGCCACAGCGGCAGCTTGCCATCAAGGTCCTCGAACTCCGCCCAATGCGCGCCGCGCAATTCGCTTGGCCTGACAGCCGTGAGCGCCAGCATCCTCAAGCCGAGCCGCGTGATCGGCCTGGCGTTGTCTGCCTCAGCGAGCCGGATCATGGTGCGCAATGGCCCGATGTCGGTGATCGCCGGCTGCCGGCCCTTGCGGAGTGGTTTGAGCACGGCACCGAGTTTTTCGGCGGGGTCGCTGCTCGCGATCCCTTGGGCAATGGCGTAGACGAACACGGCCGAGATGCGCTGGCGCACGCGCTTTGCGGTTTCGATGGCACCTCGTGCCTCGATCTCTCGTAGGACGCCGAGGATCAGCGGCGGCGTAAGCTGCGCGATCGGCAGGGCGCCGATGGTTGCAAAGACATCGCGCTCAAGGCTCCGGATAATGTCGCTGGCATGGATCGTGGCCCACTGGGCCTTGGCATTTCCATGCCACTCGCGGGCCACCCGCTCGAACGTCTGGCGCGAAGCCTCGATGTTCGCCTCGACCTTCAGCCGCTTCACGACATTGGGATCGTGACCTTCGCACAGCATGACATAGGCCGCGTCGCGCTTTTCCCGCGCATCCGCCAACGACACGAGCGGATAGGCTCCCAACGCCATCGTCTTGTTCTTACCGTCATACTCATAGTTCCAGCGCCACAGCTTGCCGCCGCTGGGGGTGACCATCAGAACGAGACGATTGGCGTCAGACAATTTATAAACTTTGGGGCGTGGTTTGGCCGTCCGCACCCTGGCATCGGTAAGCATGGTTCGGTCTCCGAAAATACCTCGTTTTTCGACCGCGCGTACCTCGTTTTCGTCCCTCCGATTCGTCGGATGGGCATGGACGGGCATGGACGGCCGAGGCCGAACCGGTCTGCTAAGCGTCGGTAATCAGGAGGAAAAAGTCGAGACCAATGGTCTTTTGCGGACCCCTGTGGAATGGTCCTTGGCGGAGCGGGAGGGATTCGAACCCTCGATACGGTTTTGCCGTATACTCACTTTCCAGGCGAGCGCCTTCGACCACTCGGCCACCGCTCCGCATTGCTCTGGAAGCGGGCGCCCTAATGCGAGCGGGCGGCTTTCGCAAGCCGCCTTGCCGTG
This DNA window, taken from Sphingomonas sp. AP4-R1, encodes the following:
- a CDS encoding integrase arm-type DNA-binding domain-containing protein, producing the protein MLTDARVRTAKPRPKVYKLSDANRLVLMVTPSGGKLWRWNYEYDGKNKTMALGAYPLVSLADAREKRDAAYVMLCEGHDPNVVKRLKVEANIEASRQTFERVAREWHGNAKAQWATIHASDIIRSLERDVFATIGALPIAQLTPPLILGVLREIEARGAIETAKRVRQRISAVFVYAIAQGIASSDPAEKLGAVLKPLRKGRQPAITDIGPLRTMIRLAEADNARPITRLGLRMLALTAVRPSELRGAHWAEFEDLDGKLPLWRIPSARMKGDLERKHEVGGDHLVPLTPQAVSVLRAIWPLTGEGPLVFPSNRHAHRPMSENAIGYLLHRAGYHGHHVPHGFRAAFSTIMNEWTERHGDPHDRKVIDLMLAHVPKDKVEGAYNRAAYMPRRRELAAIWADMLSDGLSDPAALIDRPVKEVRFHSRRRLQPPVETDFRFPVQRRVARRS